A single region of the Austwickia chelonae genome encodes:
- a CDS encoding class II 3-deoxy-7-phosphoheptulonate synthase produces MSARTILDWAGLPAAQQPTWPDLDALASARASLATFPPLVFAGECDILRDKLAAASRGEAFVLMGGDCAETFASATADNIRDRVKTLLQMAAVLTYGASTPVVKVGRIAGQYAKPRSKDTETRDDQVLPAYRGDMINDYAFTPQSRRPDPDRLVRAYHASSATLNLMRAFTQGGFADLRHVHDWNRGFVRNPAHHRYERMAGDIDKAMRFMSACGADFEAMRRVDVWASHEALLLDYEHPLARIDSRTGRPYATSGHFLWVGERTRQLDGAHVDFVRRIRNPVGVKIGPTATPDDLLGLAEKIDPDREPGRLTVIVRMGAERVQEGLPPLLEAAKAEGLQPTWICDPMHGNTFESATGYKTRRFDDIVAEVRGFFEAHRAAGTWPGGIHVELTGNDVTECLGGAIDLHDEDLQLRYETACDPRLNHQQSLELAFVVAEMLASS; encoded by the coding sequence GTGAGCGCGCGAACCATTCTGGACTGGGCCGGCCTTCCGGCAGCTCAACAACCTACGTGGCCGGACCTCGATGCCCTCGCTTCGGCGAGGGCATCTTTGGCGACCTTCCCACCGCTGGTTTTTGCAGGGGAATGCGACATCCTGCGTGACAAATTGGCGGCGGCGTCGCGGGGTGAGGCCTTCGTTCTCATGGGGGGAGACTGCGCAGAGACCTTCGCCTCGGCGACCGCGGACAACATTCGGGACCGGGTCAAAACTCTTCTCCAGATGGCTGCGGTGCTCACCTACGGCGCGAGCACACCAGTGGTCAAGGTCGGGCGGATCGCAGGCCAGTACGCCAAGCCCCGGAGCAAGGACACCGAGACTCGGGACGATCAGGTCCTGCCTGCTTACCGCGGCGACATGATCAACGATTACGCCTTCACCCCGCAGTCGCGTCGTCCTGACCCGGATCGACTGGTTCGGGCCTATCACGCGAGTTCTGCGACCTTGAATCTCATGCGAGCCTTCACTCAGGGTGGTTTCGCAGACCTGCGGCATGTCCACGACTGGAACCGTGGCTTCGTCCGTAATCCGGCGCATCACCGGTACGAGCGGATGGCCGGCGATATCGATAAGGCCATGCGGTTCATGTCGGCCTGTGGCGCTGACTTCGAGGCGATGCGTCGAGTTGATGTGTGGGCTAGCCATGAGGCACTGCTACTGGACTACGAACACCCGCTCGCTCGGATCGACAGCCGCACCGGCCGGCCGTATGCCACCAGCGGCCATTTTCTGTGGGTGGGGGAGCGGACCCGTCAACTTGACGGTGCTCATGTCGATTTCGTCCGTCGTATCCGCAACCCTGTGGGAGTCAAGATCGGACCGACCGCCACCCCAGACGACCTCCTGGGCTTGGCGGAGAAGATCGACCCCGATCGGGAGCCAGGCCGTCTGACGGTGATTGTCAGGATGGGTGCAGAACGAGTTCAGGAGGGGCTTCCTCCGCTGTTGGAAGCGGCCAAGGCCGAAGGGCTGCAACCGACCTGGATCTGTGACCCGATGCACGGCAATACCTTCGAGTCGGCGACCGGATACAAGACGCGTCGTTTCGACGACATCGTTGCGGAAGTGAGGGGCTTCTTCGAAGCACATCGTGCGGCTGGCACCTGGCCGGGAGGCATTCACGTCGAACTCACGGGGAACGATGTGACGGAATGTCTGGGCGGAGCGATTGACCTGCACGACGAAGACCTACAGCTACGTTACGAAACTGCCTGCGACCCACGGCTGAACCACCAGCAGAGCCTGGAACTGGCATTTGTCGTGGCTGAGATGCTCGCCTCCTCGTAA
- a CDS encoding AMP-dependent synthetase/ligase has translation MRENSVPVLATSTETSLGNITARNARIAPDRVALSRRFPGSSDWVDVTCREFDEQVRALAAAFLAAGLSWGDRVAVMSRTRYEWTLVDFAIWTAGLVSVPIYETSSSEQVHWILSNSGCRAIVVESAEHQKTVEKIRDDCPDLTFLWQIDADDLTRLADQRCDQSPLQESAERTTREDLATIIYTSGTTGRPKGCELTHDNFLQLSQNAAGSLPEIVGDPEACTLLFLPLAHVLARFIQVLGIDVGMRVGHAPNIKQLLSDMDSFRPTLLLAVPRVFEKIYNSLDQKAATEGKGRVFRLSARTAIAYSRAVDTGSVSIPLRIQHKVFDVLVYSKLRGALGGRCLWAISGGAPLGSRLGHFFRGAGINILEGYGLTETTAPTNVNLPSSVGIGTVGLPMPGTSVRIAEDGELLVKGIGIFRAYHGNEEATAQAFTEDGWFRTGDLGSLDENGRLSITGRKKEILVTAGGKNVAPAPLEDAIRAHPLVSQCMVVGDQRPFVGALVTLDSEMISIWGQAHGRSDLTWENAHTDPLVLEHLQMAVNRANEKVSRAESIRKFVVLETDFTEEGGHLTPSLKIRRTVVAHDFADQIDALYGTGGPPSAS, from the coding sequence ATGCGAGAGAATTCTGTCCCCGTCCTCGCCACGTCGACGGAGACGAGTCTTGGCAATATCACCGCACGCAATGCGCGCATAGCTCCCGATCGTGTGGCCTTGAGCCGCCGCTTCCCCGGCTCGTCCGACTGGGTGGACGTCACCTGCCGGGAATTCGACGAACAAGTCCGTGCTCTGGCAGCAGCGTTCCTGGCAGCAGGGCTGTCCTGGGGGGACCGGGTAGCGGTGATGAGCCGCACCAGGTACGAATGGACGCTGGTCGACTTCGCCATCTGGACCGCTGGCTTGGTCAGCGTGCCCATCTACGAGACCTCTTCGTCGGAACAAGTCCACTGGATCCTGTCGAACAGTGGGTGCCGCGCCATCGTCGTGGAGTCCGCCGAGCACCAGAAGACCGTCGAGAAGATCCGCGATGACTGCCCCGACCTGACATTCCTGTGGCAGATCGACGCCGACGATCTCACCCGTCTGGCCGACCAGCGATGTGACCAGTCGCCATTGCAGGAATCCGCGGAACGCACCACCAGGGAAGATCTCGCCACGATCATCTACACCTCAGGAACGACCGGTCGTCCCAAGGGCTGTGAGCTGACCCATGACAACTTCCTTCAGCTCTCGCAGAACGCAGCAGGATCGCTTCCCGAGATCGTCGGGGACCCCGAGGCCTGCACTCTGCTGTTCCTCCCCTTGGCGCATGTCCTGGCCCGTTTCATCCAGGTGCTGGGCATCGATGTCGGTATGCGGGTAGGCCACGCTCCCAATATCAAGCAGCTCCTGTCGGACATGGATTCCTTCCGCCCGACCCTTCTGCTGGCCGTGCCCCGGGTCTTCGAGAAGATCTACAACTCGCTGGATCAGAAAGCCGCCACCGAGGGCAAGGGCAGGGTCTTCCGTCTCTCAGCGCGGACAGCGATCGCCTACAGCCGAGCGGTCGACACCGGATCGGTGTCCATTCCTTTGCGAATACAGCACAAGGTGTTCGACGTCCTCGTCTACTCCAAGCTGCGAGGAGCGCTCGGCGGACGCTGTCTGTGGGCCATCTCCGGCGGAGCGCCCTTGGGGTCCAGGCTTGGGCACTTCTTCCGAGGCGCAGGTATCAACATCCTCGAGGGCTACGGGCTGACCGAGACCACGGCTCCCACCAATGTGAACCTCCCCAGTTCGGTCGGTATCGGCACGGTGGGGCTGCCCATGCCGGGGACCTCCGTCCGGATCGCCGAGGACGGGGAACTCCTGGTCAAGGGGATCGGTATTTTCCGCGCCTATCACGGCAACGAGGAAGCCACCGCGCAGGCTTTCACCGAAGACGGTTGGTTCCGCACCGGGGACCTCGGTTCCCTCGACGAGAACGGGCGCCTGTCGATCACGGGGCGCAAGAAGGAAATCCTGGTCACCGCGGGCGGTAAGAATGTGGCACCTGCTCCGCTCGAAGATGCGATCCGGGCTCACCCCTTGGTCTCCCAGTGCATGGTTGTCGGCGATCAACGGCCTTTTGTCGGCGCCCTGGTGACCTTGGACTCAGAGATGATCTCCATCTGGGGACAAGCTCACGGACGAAGCGACTTGACCTGGGAAAATGCACACACCGATCCGCTGGTTCTCGAGCATCTCCAAATGGCGGTGAACCGGGCCAACGAGAAGGTCAGCCGCGCCGAGAGCATCCGTAAATTCGTGGTCCTCGAGACGGATTTCACCGAGGAGGGCGGACATCTCACCCCATCGTTGAAGATCAGGAGAACTGTCGTAGCCCACGACTTCGCCGATCAGATCGATGCCTTGTACGGCACCGGCGGCCCACCGTCGGCAAGCTGA
- a CDS encoding LysM peptidoglycan-binding domain-containing protein: MTPVSLPAVHAAPTAAVMNRSTAPGRAWITYEVRPGDTLWKIAAKAQVSVTELVARNQLASAGTPLHVGDQLTIPSGNAPLTLSPAAVAAPVPVPAPRTSQRPTHVVRAGESLWDIAHSTGVEVEALLQANKLSPTSVILPGQRLAVPGSSAGSPRPDPSPYGTYVIRPGDTASRVARHLSVDVSTLLAVNNLSSGDVLLPGRRLTVPGGHQTVRAVTKNARTGAADTRTTTAVVGPGDSLWAISGRYGVSMTGLAKANGIGLNHPLKPGDRLQVIGSLAASAAAPSRPGNLSEAATTNLTYLNRTGTPSRSQLRSMIVATAQAHGVDPRLALAIAWQESRWSQNAVSEANAIGVMQCLPSTGQWVSQLIGRSLDLLDPQDNVTCGVALLRSLGRSSVSETEVIAGYYQGLTSVRSRGLFEDTKEYVASVLAYKRQM, encoded by the coding sequence ATGACACCTGTCTCCTTACCCGCGGTACACGCGGCACCGACTGCCGCCGTGATGAACCGGAGCACGGCTCCGGGACGGGCCTGGATCACCTACGAGGTCCGCCCGGGCGACACCCTGTGGAAGATCGCCGCCAAGGCGCAGGTCTCCGTCACCGAACTCGTTGCCCGTAATCAACTCGCTTCGGCAGGCACCCCGCTGCATGTCGGCGACCAGCTGACCATTCCTTCCGGCAATGCTCCGCTTACCCTGTCCCCAGCTGCGGTGGCCGCCCCCGTGCCGGTGCCCGCACCTCGGACGTCACAACGTCCTACCCATGTGGTCCGAGCAGGAGAATCCCTCTGGGATATCGCCCATTCCACCGGCGTCGAAGTAGAAGCACTCCTCCAGGCGAACAAGCTCTCCCCCACCTCCGTGATCCTGCCGGGTCAACGTCTCGCCGTCCCGGGCTCATCGGCCGGTTCCCCCCGTCCGGATCCGTCCCCCTATGGCACCTATGTGATCCGACCGGGCGACACCGCCTCCAGGGTCGCCCGTCATCTGAGCGTCGACGTATCCACCCTGCTCGCCGTGAACAACCTCTCCTCCGGCGATGTCCTCCTTCCCGGGCGTCGGCTCACCGTCCCGGGCGGGCACCAGACCGTGCGGGCTGTGACCAAGAACGCCCGCACCGGAGCAGCCGACACTCGGACGACGACAGCCGTGGTCGGCCCAGGCGACTCTCTCTGGGCCATCTCCGGCCGGTACGGAGTCTCCATGACCGGGCTGGCCAAGGCCAATGGCATCGGCCTGAACCACCCACTCAAACCAGGCGATCGACTCCAGGTGATCGGCAGCCTCGCAGCCAGCGCAGCAGCACCTTCCAGGCCAGGAAATCTGTCGGAAGCAGCCACGACGAATCTCACCTATCTGAACCGGACCGGTACACCTTCCCGCTCCCAGCTCAGGTCCATGATCGTGGCCACCGCACAAGCCCACGGGGTCGACCCGCGCCTGGCCTTGGCCATCGCCTGGCAGGAGTCGCGGTGGAGCCAGAACGCCGTCTCCGAGGCCAATGCCATCGGCGTGATGCAGTGCCTGCCCTCCACTGGGCAATGGGTGTCTCAGCTGATAGGACGCTCGCTCGACCTGCTCGATCCCCAGGACAATGTCACCTGTGGGGTAGCACTTCTCCGCAGCTTGGGCCGAAGTTCTGTCTCCGAGACCGAAGTCATCGCCGGCTACTACCAGGGACTCACCTCGGTACGTTCCAGAGGGCTCTTCGAGGACACCAAAGAGTATGTAGCATCAGTTCTGGCCTACAAGCGTCAGATGTGA
- the pknB gene encoding Stk1 family PASTA domain-containing Ser/Thr kinase, with amino-acid sequence MTGALLVDALIDDRYLVLRHLADGGMASVYLALDKRLDRQVALKVMRPDLVRDAVFVERFQREARAVAQLSHPNVVGVFDQGQDGEQVFLTMEFVKGRTLRSVLDSEGAMTPREALRILRQILAALASAHLAEIVHRDVKPENVLISDNGDVKVADFGLARTVNSVTAGTTGSTILGTVSYLAPEQVEHGIATPRSDVYAAGLVFYEMLTGAKAVDGDSPIQVAYQHVHGEIPQPSALRPGLSPVLDQLVALATRREAHERPVDAEIFLHEVMEAERSLTRKELDLTPPGVSGAASGIAHTARVHRPTQPVPVMNPGGEEIATRRGRRTGPVPTNVLRRDVSGARSPLSSRLGPLQAFSPRQLAVFATTAVLFLSGLLGWYLLAGPGSERTVPELSGMSQEQAIAALEAVDLRAEIIPIYSENVRSGLVVSIDPVRGSVVRRSTAVAVSISKGKDRVSIPEVVNQPLDEAKKAIADARLSLGKVSEEFNESVKAGQIVSADPVPGTSVKPSTQVNLVVSKGRKPIDVKDWTGKPFAEAKNTLERDGLVAQVSGEEFHNDVPQGSVIKQTPANGTLFKGGQVSFTISKGSELVKIPKVRGSSESQAVEALRAVGLEVDVDRFAGGLFGMAHSTNPKAGSSVPRGTRVVLRVL; translated from the coding sequence ATGACCGGTGCCCTTCTCGTCGACGCCCTGATCGACGACCGTTACCTCGTACTGCGCCACCTCGCAGACGGGGGCATGGCGAGTGTCTATCTCGCCCTAGACAAGCGACTCGATCGCCAGGTGGCGTTGAAGGTCATGCGCCCCGACCTGGTCAGGGACGCCGTTTTCGTGGAGCGCTTCCAGCGTGAAGCCCGTGCGGTGGCCCAACTGAGCCATCCCAATGTCGTGGGTGTCTTCGACCAGGGCCAGGACGGCGAGCAGGTCTTCTTGACGATGGAGTTCGTCAAGGGCCGTACGCTGCGTTCCGTCCTCGACAGCGAGGGCGCCATGACCCCGCGAGAGGCTCTGCGCATCCTCCGACAGATCTTGGCGGCATTGGCTTCGGCGCATCTGGCCGAGATCGTTCACCGGGATGTCAAACCCGAGAACGTCCTCATCTCCGACAACGGTGATGTGAAAGTCGCCGACTTCGGACTGGCCCGCACGGTGAACTCGGTCACCGCTGGCACCACCGGATCAACCATCCTCGGCACCGTCAGTTACCTGGCACCGGAACAGGTCGAGCATGGGATCGCCACCCCGCGCAGCGATGTCTACGCAGCCGGGCTGGTGTTCTACGAGATGCTCACCGGAGCAAAGGCCGTCGACGGGGACAGCCCCATTCAGGTGGCATATCAGCACGTCCACGGCGAGATCCCCCAGCCCAGCGCTCTACGCCCAGGGCTTTCCCCAGTCCTGGACCAGCTCGTTGCCCTGGCCACCCGCCGGGAGGCACACGAACGCCCTGTCGACGCGGAGATCTTCCTCCACGAGGTGATGGAGGCTGAACGAAGCCTTACCCGGAAAGAGCTGGATCTTACTCCCCCCGGGGTGTCAGGCGCGGCTTCCGGAATCGCTCACACCGCCCGAGTCCACCGCCCCACACAGCCTGTCCCGGTGATGAATCCCGGCGGAGAAGAGATCGCCACGCGGCGTGGCCGCCGAACCGGCCCGGTGCCCACCAATGTGCTCCGCCGCGATGTCTCCGGAGCCAGAAGTCCACTGTCCTCGCGGCTAGGGCCGTTGCAGGCTTTCTCCCCTCGTCAGCTGGCGGTCTTCGCCACCACTGCGGTCCTCTTCCTGAGCGGTCTCCTCGGCTGGTACCTCCTGGCAGGCCCGGGGTCGGAACGCACGGTCCCGGAGCTGTCCGGCATGTCCCAGGAGCAGGCCATCGCGGCATTGGAAGCCGTTGATCTACGAGCCGAGATCATTCCGATCTACTCGGAGAACGTCCGCTCCGGACTGGTCGTCTCGATCGACCCTGTCCGTGGAAGCGTCGTACGGCGGTCCACGGCGGTGGCTGTCTCCATCTCCAAGGGCAAGGACCGGGTCTCGATCCCGGAAGTCGTCAATCAACCGCTCGACGAAGCCAAGAAGGCGATCGCCGATGCCCGGCTTTCTCTGGGCAAGGTCTCCGAAGAGTTCAATGAATCGGTCAAGGCAGGGCAGATCGTCTCCGCCGACCCGGTTCCAGGTACCTCGGTCAAGCCGTCGACCCAGGTGAACCTGGTGGTCAGCAAAGGCCGTAAACCGATCGATGTGAAGGACTGGACCGGCAAACCCTTCGCCGAGGCCAAGAACACACTCGAGCGGGACGGCCTGGTCGCCCAGGTCAGTGGTGAAGAGTTCCACAACGACGTCCCGCAGGGGTCCGTCATCAAACAAACTCCCGCCAATGGCACCTTGTTCAAGGGTGGACAAGTCAGTTTCACGATCAGCAAGGGCTCTGAACTCGTCAAGATCCCGAAGGTACGAGGAAGCTCGGAGTCTCAGGCTGTCGAAGCGCTACGCGCAGTGGGCCTGGAAGTCGACGTGGATCGATTCGCCGGCGGCCTGTTCGGTATGGCTCATTCGACCAACCCCAAGGCCGGGTCCTCGGTCCCGCGGGGGACTCGGGTCGTCCTGCGGGTGCTCTGA
- a CDS encoding molybdopterin-dependent oxidoreductase: MSQDDAFAEERQLPPGQRRSEEMRVIHYGRVPRIDLGRWQLSITGATLDGEEHLIRWTDLSEMPQIRVTADHHCVSRHSVLDVVWGGVPTSELVRLFPPADDAAYALVSAAYGYSATVTVDDLSQPRALLATSLNGECLTPERGWPARLVLPHLYGWKGPKWVLQIEYSTEPVRGFWERQGYHVTGDVWREERYAHQE; encoded by the coding sequence GTGTCCCAGGATGATGCTTTCGCCGAGGAACGCCAGCTGCCGCCAGGCCAACGGCGCAGTGAGGAGATGCGTGTCATCCACTACGGACGGGTGCCACGTATCGACCTGGGGCGTTGGCAGCTGAGTATCACCGGTGCGACCCTGGACGGCGAGGAACACCTCATCCGTTGGACGGACCTGTCGGAGATGCCTCAGATCAGGGTCACGGCTGACCATCATTGCGTTTCTCGGCACAGTGTGCTCGATGTCGTGTGGGGCGGAGTGCCGACCAGCGAACTGGTCCGGCTTTTCCCGCCTGCTGATGACGCCGCCTATGCGCTGGTCTCGGCTGCGTACGGGTACAGCGCTACGGTCACGGTGGACGACCTCTCCCAGCCGCGGGCCCTTCTGGCCACCTCGTTGAACGGCGAGTGTCTGACTCCGGAACGAGGATGGCCGGCCCGCTTGGTCCTACCACACCTCTACGGGTGGAAGGGGCCGAAATGGGTGCTTCAGATCGAGTACTCGACAGAGCCGGTGCGTGGTTTCTGGGAACGTCAGGGATACCACGTCACCGGAGACGTCTGGCGAGAAGAGCGATACGCGCATCAGGAATGA
- a CDS encoding ROK family glucokinase codes for MDVAVGIDIGGTKVSGGVVTGEGQILHRARAATPNRSTSPKVVEDTIVSVVEQLQEAAGSDVTIRAVGVGAAGWVSSDRATVLFAPHLSWRHERLRESLGSRIDAPLFVDNDANAAAWAEWRFGAARGQDDMVMITLGTGIGGAILREGHIDRGRWGLAGEFGHMQVVPDGQRCECGNRGCWEQYASGNALVREARSMIDAGSPIATDLAVRLRADGGPLTGPLVTAAAQEGDPTAVELLAEIGHWLGVGLANLAAALDPSLFVIGGGVSAAGDLLIAPATESFRRRLPGRGYRPAAQIVSAQLGNDAGLIGAADLAWSEVQAC; via the coding sequence ATGGACGTCGCAGTAGGCATCGACATCGGCGGGACGAAGGTATCCGGCGGAGTCGTGACCGGTGAAGGCCAGATCCTCCATCGTGCTCGTGCCGCGACTCCCAATAGGTCGACCAGCCCGAAGGTCGTCGAGGACACGATCGTGTCTGTCGTCGAGCAGCTCCAAGAAGCCGCAGGCTCCGATGTCACCATTCGTGCGGTGGGTGTCGGCGCCGCAGGGTGGGTGTCGAGCGACCGCGCCACCGTTCTCTTCGCGCCTCACCTCTCCTGGCGTCATGAGCGCCTCAGGGAATCACTGGGCAGCAGGATCGACGCGCCGCTCTTCGTCGACAACGACGCCAACGCTGCGGCTTGGGCGGAATGGCGCTTCGGGGCCGCTCGCGGGCAGGACGACATGGTCATGATCACTCTGGGTACCGGTATCGGCGGTGCCATCCTGCGTGAAGGTCATATCGACCGAGGGCGTTGGGGACTGGCGGGTGAATTCGGGCACATGCAGGTGGTCCCCGACGGACAGCGTTGTGAATGCGGGAACCGCGGGTGCTGGGAGCAGTACGCCAGCGGTAATGCCTTGGTTCGTGAGGCCAGGTCGATGATCGACGCAGGGTCACCGATCGCAACTGATCTGGCGGTCCGGCTGCGGGCTGATGGCGGACCGTTGACCGGTCCTCTGGTGACGGCGGCTGCGCAGGAAGGCGATCCCACAGCGGTGGAACTTCTGGCAGAGATCGGGCACTGGCTCGGCGTCGGATTGGCCAACTTGGCGGCAGCATTGGACCCGTCGCTCTTCGTGATCGGGGGCGGCGTCAGCGCAGCGGGTGACCTGTTGATCGCTCCGGCGACGGAGTCCTTCCGTCGGCGCCTGCCTGGACGGGGATATCGTCCAGCAGCTCAGATCGTGAGCGCTCAACTGGGCAATGATGCCGGGCTCATCGGTGCAGCAGACCTGGCTTGGAGTGAAGTCCAAGCGTGTTGA
- a CDS encoding polyketide cyclase / dehydrase and lipid transport, translated as MWDPTRHQVQIVDETYIEASPALLAAVFRHSDNVTNVWPHVRATLHQDRGHLGAIWHVEGELAGEFEVWLEPFWDGTIVHHYVRADVVGRHVRQVEYAHVRRWKRFITALKDQLEPSRRAWDVHGGQSSRSLTDEHLKDS; from the coding sequence GTGTGGGATCCGACGCGACATCAGGTGCAGATCGTCGACGAGACATACATCGAGGCGTCCCCAGCACTTCTGGCTGCGGTTTTCCGTCACAGTGACAATGTCACCAATGTATGGCCCCACGTTCGCGCGACCTTACACCAGGATCGTGGACATTTGGGTGCGATCTGGCATGTCGAGGGGGAGCTGGCCGGTGAGTTCGAGGTGTGGCTGGAACCCTTCTGGGACGGCACGATCGTGCACCATTACGTTCGTGCCGATGTCGTCGGTCGACATGTCAGACAGGTCGAATACGCCCATGTGCGCAGGTGGAAACGCTTCATCACGGCGTTGAAGGACCAACTTGAACCGAGTCGACGTGCCTGGGACGTCCACGGAGGACAATCATCCAGATCGTTGACCGACGAACATCTCAAGGATTCGTGA
- a CDS encoding 1-acyl-sn-glycerol-3-phosphate acyltransferase encodes MFYRLMKVSVGPVLTVLFRPKVEGLHHVPESGAAILASNHLSFSDSFFLPLVLPRRITFPAKMEYFTGTGVKGRMTAAFFRGVGQIPIDRSGGAASRAAMESGLAILNRGELFGIYPEGTRSPDGRLYRGKTGMARLALAAGVPIIPVAMIDTDKAQPTGQIIPNITQVGVRIGAPLDFSHLAGREDDHVLLRTVTNEVMAALSELSGQEYVDEYAADRKRAIQEKAERMMAAAKAQADAAAAKARAEAAAATARARDEAVAAAAKARVQADEYAEWARVEYAAALERATEATSRARDEATAATERLQAQVMEATEKTRAATEKTRAQVVEATEKTFVQADEALTKVRAQAAEGAAKAWTQAAEGAAIAEGWLAQARADSVAKAGALQDRAGELHGRAEELHVRAGEFQEKTENEGDSGQQEMKSGAAVDQERGPGELVEKTAVSSEGSEQGGQQPEKPSTGQSSSEGGEPQLGKGLSGN; translated from the coding sequence ATGTTCTACAGGTTGATGAAGGTCTCGGTCGGTCCGGTGTTGACCGTACTTTTCCGTCCGAAGGTCGAAGGACTGCATCATGTCCCGGAGAGCGGGGCTGCGATTCTCGCCAGCAACCACCTGTCCTTCTCGGACTCGTTCTTCCTTCCGCTGGTGCTGCCGCGGCGGATCACTTTTCCCGCGAAGATGGAGTACTTCACCGGGACCGGGGTGAAGGGGCGGATGACCGCAGCCTTCTTCCGAGGAGTCGGGCAGATTCCGATCGACCGGTCAGGGGGCGCTGCCAGCCGGGCTGCGATGGAGAGCGGGTTGGCGATCCTGAACCGTGGAGAGCTCTTCGGGATCTACCCTGAGGGCACCCGTTCACCGGACGGCCGACTGTACCGGGGCAAGACGGGGATGGCTCGCTTGGCTCTGGCCGCAGGCGTACCGATCATCCCTGTGGCGATGATCGATACGGATAAAGCGCAGCCGACCGGCCAGATCATTCCGAACATCACACAGGTCGGTGTGCGTATCGGCGCGCCGCTAGATTTCTCCCATCTCGCAGGCCGGGAGGACGACCATGTGCTCCTGCGCACGGTGACCAACGAGGTCATGGCGGCTTTGAGCGAGTTGTCGGGCCAGGAATATGTCGACGAGTACGCGGCTGATCGAAAACGGGCCATTCAGGAGAAAGCCGAGCGGATGATGGCTGCGGCCAAGGCGCAGGCCGATGCAGCGGCTGCGAAGGCCCGGGCAGAGGCCGCTGCCGCTACTGCTCGTGCTCGGGACGAAGCTGTGGCGGCGGCTGCGAAGGCCCGGGTGCAGGCTGACGAGTATGCCGAATGGGCTCGGGTGGAGTACGCAGCAGCATTGGAGCGGGCCACCGAGGCGACCTCACGGGCCCGGGATGAAGCGACTGCGGCGACAGAGCGTCTGCAGGCTCAGGTCATGGAGGCCACGGAGAAGACCAGAGCGGCCACCGAGAAGACAAGGGCTCAGGTCGTGGAAGCGACCGAGAAGACTTTCGTCCAGGCCGACGAGGCTTTGACGAAGGTGCGGGCTCAAGCAGCTGAAGGTGCGGCTAAGGCGTGGACCCAAGCGGCTGAGGGTGCTGCGATCGCGGAAGGCTGGCTGGCACAGGCCCGGGCGGACAGCGTGGCCAAGGCAGGCGCGCTCCAGGATCGCGCGGGTGAGCTGCACGGGCGGGCAGAAGAGCTGCATGTCCGTGCTGGAGAGTTCCAGGAGAAGACCGAGAACGAAGGAGACTCCGGTCAACAGGAGATGAAATCCGGTGCCGCTGTGGACCAGGAGAGGGGACCGGGCGAACTCGTGGAGAAGACTGCTGTGTCATCGGAGGGTTCCGAGCAGGGCGGCCAGCAGCCCGAAAAGCCGTCGACGGGGCAGAGCTCTTCCGAGGGTGGAGAGCCGCAGCTCGGCAAGGGTTTGTCCGGGAACTGA
- a CDS encoding Rv2175c family DNA-binding protein, which translates to MSKKNASTPDTSTEPTRREQRAALDGERLAVLEDLVPGWLSVPEVAERQGVSLSTVRHQLQERELLGVRRGDNKAVYVPEPFVTVEGPRPELRGTFTVLSDGGMDDLELLTWMFRPDDSFTGGNPMSCLQAGHKTEVRRRAMEEAF; encoded by the coding sequence GTGAGTAAGAAGAATGCGTCAACACCGGATACGTCCACCGAACCCACCCGTCGTGAGCAACGTGCTGCTCTTGACGGCGAACGGTTGGCCGTTCTCGAGGATCTCGTCCCGGGATGGCTGTCCGTCCCCGAGGTCGCCGAACGCCAGGGTGTCAGTTTGTCGACGGTACGCCATCAACTGCAGGAGCGCGAACTGCTGGGGGTCCGCAGGGGGGACAACAAAGCGGTCTACGTGCCTGAGCCCTTCGTCACCGTAGAGGGACCGCGGCCGGAGCTGCGTGGCACCTTCACCGTGTTGAGCGACGGCGGGATGGACGACCTCGAGCTGTTGACCTGGATGTTCCGACCGGACGACAGCTTTACCGGCGGAAACCCGATGTCTTGTCTGCAGGCCGGACACAAGACGGAGGTGCGTCGCCGCGCGATGGAGGAGGCTTTCTGA
- a CDS encoding SRPBCC family protein produces the protein MADHTESSIHIESSPTAVADVIADVEAYPEWTSQMHSVQVLTQDEEEWPEHVEFVVDAGVFKDTYVLDYTWDIDEDSQGVISWTLVRGEKLTAMDGSYTLRHEGDGTRVTYRLAVDLDLAVPGLLKRQAEKSIVAGALDGLKKRCEG, from the coding sequence ATGGCAGATCACACCGAATCGAGCATCCACATCGAGAGTTCCCCGACCGCTGTGGCCGATGTCATCGCCGATGTCGAGGCCTATCCGGAGTGGACCTCTCAGATGCATTCCGTGCAGGTGCTCACACAGGATGAGGAGGAGTGGCCTGAACATGTCGAATTCGTGGTGGACGCTGGGGTCTTCAAGGACACCTATGTGCTCGACTACACCTGGGACATCGACGAGGACAGCCAAGGAGTGATCTCCTGGACCTTGGTCCGGGGGGAGAAACTCACCGCGATGGATGGTTCCTACACACTCCGCCACGAAGGCGACGGAACCCGGGTCACCTACCGGCTGGCGGTGGACCTCGACCTCGCGGTGCCGGGGCTGCTCAAACGACAGGCCGAGAAGAGCATCGTGGCCGGTGCTCTGGACGGGCTGAAGAAACGCTGCGAAGGCTGA